In Pseudovibrio brasiliensis, the following are encoded in one genomic region:
- a CDS encoding beta-galactosidase codes for MLELGTCYYPEQWPEELWADDARRMVELGLTWVRVAEFSWALIEREEGVFDWAWLDKAVSILGEAGLQVVMCTPTAAPPRWLIDKYPEILPVDENGVTRKFGARRHYCFSSSIYLEYAARIAEAFAKRYGTNQYIKAWQIDNEYGDHDTIYSYSPAAKHAFNHWLKQQYGSIEALNEAWGTSFWGMHYSSFEQVELPNNLVEEPSPTHLLDFYRFSSDQVAKFNRTQVDVLRKHVGNAPITHNFMGHNTDYDHYAVGKDIDFASWDSYPMGALVNAPKDDDEKARLLRVGLPDQPAFNHDLYRHVGKGKAWVMEQQPGPVNWAKHNQSPQDGMIRLWTWLAYAHGIDVVCYFRWRQSKFAQEQFHTGLLLPNNEPDQAFWEVAQVAKECASLPETGARQKAQVALVLDYPSRWAAHTLPQGADYSSAKVAMDWYATFSQIGVDIDIIGPHSDLAGYKLIILPDMIIDDPEFASRLKEAEARVYLGPRTGSKTKHMHVAEPLPPGSFKAIIDLDVVRVESLPPYNQDRVLFDGHLGDVTNWRESLKSSETVLASFQSDYRDGQPALVGNAKCIYAAAHFDGAFQKKLAEYLVSWAGVEPHSGAQEGLRITQRGHLKFAFNFTNEVREIELGSSAKTFVGGEQIPPFGVVIWSDGPDG; via the coding sequence ATGTTGGAGTTGGGGACCTGCTATTATCCGGAGCAATGGCCAGAGGAGCTTTGGGCGGATGATGCGCGTAGGATGGTTGAGTTGGGGCTCACATGGGTGCGCGTTGCGGAGTTCTCATGGGCGCTCATTGAGCGGGAAGAGGGCGTGTTTGACTGGGCGTGGTTGGATAAAGCCGTCAGCATCCTCGGCGAAGCGGGTTTGCAGGTTGTTATGTGCACACCAACAGCAGCGCCTCCCAGATGGTTGATTGATAAGTATCCTGAAATCCTGCCGGTTGATGAGAACGGGGTGACGCGCAAGTTTGGTGCGCGGCGTCACTATTGCTTCTCCAGCTCAATCTATCTTGAGTATGCAGCAAGAATCGCAGAAGCCTTTGCGAAGAGATATGGCACGAACCAGTACATCAAAGCTTGGCAGATTGATAATGAGTACGGCGACCATGATACGATCTATAGCTACTCGCCCGCAGCAAAACACGCTTTCAATCACTGGCTCAAGCAGCAGTATGGCTCGATCGAAGCCCTGAACGAAGCGTGGGGAACGTCCTTCTGGGGCATGCATTACAGCTCATTTGAGCAGGTGGAGTTACCCAATAATCTCGTTGAAGAGCCAAGCCCAACCCATCTGCTGGACTTCTACCGTTTCTCTTCTGATCAGGTGGCGAAGTTCAATCGCACTCAGGTGGATGTGCTGCGAAAGCATGTCGGTAATGCGCCGATTACCCATAACTTCATGGGCCACAATACGGACTATGATCATTACGCTGTTGGCAAGGATATCGACTTTGCATCTTGGGACAGTTATCCCATGGGCGCGCTGGTCAATGCTCCTAAGGATGACGATGAAAAAGCACGCCTTTTGAGGGTGGGGCTTCCAGATCAACCGGCTTTCAATCATGATTTGTATCGTCATGTGGGCAAAGGAAAAGCCTGGGTGATGGAGCAGCAACCGGGGCCGGTGAACTGGGCAAAACATAATCAATCGCCGCAGGATGGTATGATCCGCCTCTGGACATGGTTGGCCTATGCTCATGGTATTGATGTGGTCTGCTACTTCCGCTGGCGCCAATCTAAGTTCGCGCAGGAACAGTTCCATACAGGCTTGCTGTTGCCCAACAATGAACCCGATCAAGCGTTTTGGGAAGTAGCGCAGGTCGCAAAAGAATGCGCATCACTGCCTGAAACAGGAGCCAGACAAAAGGCACAGGTAGCTCTTGTGCTGGATTATCCGTCTCGTTGGGCTGCTCATACTTTGCCTCAGGGAGCTGATTACTCCAGCGCGAAAGTGGCAATGGACTGGTACGCAACGTTTTCTCAGATCGGCGTTGATATTGATATCATTGGCCCACACTCTGACCTTGCAGGATATAAACTGATCATCCTGCCTGACATGATCATTGATGACCCCGAGTTTGCGTCGCGCCTGAAGGAGGCTGAAGCCAGAGTTTATCTGGGGCCAAGAACGGGCAGCAAAACAAAACATATGCATGTGGCTGAACCATTGCCGCCGGGCAGCTTCAAAGCCATCATTGATCTGGATGTGGTGCGTGTGGAATCCCTTCCACCTTACAATCAAGATCGGGTTCTCTTTGATGGCCATTTGGGTGATGTCACCAACTGGCGTGAAAGTCTGAAGAGTTCCGAGACTGTTCTAGCCAGCTTTCAGTCTGATTATCGTGACGGCCAACCTGCTTTGGTTGGTAACGCGAAATGCATCTATGCCGCTGCGCATTTTGATGGAGCATTTCAGAAAAAGCTCGCTGAGTATCTGGTGAGTTGGGCTGGTGTAGAGCCTCACTCTGGGGCGCAGGAGGGCTTACGCATCACACAGCGCGGGCACCTCAAGTTCGCGTTCAATTTCACCAATGAAGTCAGAGAGATTGAGCTTGGAAGCTCAGCAAAGACGTTTGTGGGAGGAGAGCAGATACCGCCGTTTGGCGTGGTGATCTGGTCGGATGGACCAGATGGGTGA
- a CDS encoding ABC transporter ATP-binding protein yields MAGVNIKQLYKSFGITQVLTGIDLDIRDGEFVSFLGPSGCGKTTLLRSIAGLEDVSGGSVWLGERNITQLAPAKRDIAMVFQNYALYPHMNVYKNLSFGLSLNGVPKVEIEERVQTAARILQISDLLKRRPKQLSGGQRQRVAIGRAIVRDPKLFLLDEPLSNLDAGLRVSMRVELANLHRRLGATMIYVTHDQVEAMTLSSRVVVLSKGVVAQFGTPLELFYAPQNLFVAGFIGSPKMNMMKVNAHAINEMSIALTSENMSGSIPFQLSAPVQQVPDQLHTVGIRPENVELVEEAEAHMSGNVELVERLGTESQVHVRLDTGQGLTVVTRGTHPVNMDDRVHLKFPAEHCHLFNPEGEAYPRQLDGETRSLIERQETAALCIA; encoded by the coding sequence ATGGCAGGGGTGAATATCAAACAGCTTTATAAGAGCTTCGGCATAACACAGGTATTGACCGGGATTGATCTGGACATCCGTGATGGCGAGTTCGTGAGTTTCCTCGGCCCGTCTGGTTGCGGAAAGACCACACTGCTGCGGTCCATCGCAGGTCTGGAGGACGTGTCCGGCGGATCAGTTTGGTTAGGAGAGCGAAACATCACGCAGCTGGCTCCTGCCAAGCGGGATATTGCGATGGTTTTTCAAAACTATGCGCTCTATCCGCATATGAACGTCTACAAAAACCTCTCTTTCGGCCTGTCTTTAAACGGCGTACCCAAAGTAGAAATTGAAGAACGCGTTCAAACCGCAGCTCGCATCCTGCAAATCTCTGACTTATTGAAGCGTCGTCCCAAGCAGCTCTCGGGCGGCCAGCGTCAGCGTGTTGCCATTGGGCGCGCAATCGTACGTGATCCCAAGCTGTTCTTGCTGGATGAGCCACTCTCCAATCTCGATGCTGGCCTGCGTGTCAGCATGCGCGTGGAGCTAGCCAACCTGCACCGTCGACTTGGTGCGACGATGATCTACGTCACGCATGATCAAGTCGAGGCCATGACGCTCTCCAGTCGCGTCGTTGTTCTGAGCAAAGGCGTTGTCGCTCAGTTTGGTACTCCGCTTGAGCTGTTTTATGCCCCACAAAACCTGTTTGTTGCTGGTTTCATCGGTTCGCCCAAGATGAACATGATGAAAGTAAACGCCCACGCGATCAATGAGATGAGCATCGCGCTCACCTCTGAAAACATGTCTGGATCTATTCCGTTTCAGCTAAGTGCTCCCGTGCAACAAGTTCCCGACCAGCTCCACACTGTCGGCATTCGTCCGGAAAATGTGGAGCTGGTTGAGGAAGCAGAAGCTCATATGAGCGGCAATGTGGAACTGGTTGAGCGATTGGGAACAGAAAGCCAGGTTCACGTTCGGTTGGATACGGGGCAGGGGCTTACAGTTGTCACTAGGGGAACACATCCGGTCAATATGGACGACAGAGTCCATCTCAAATTTCCAGCAGAGCACTGCCATCTTTTCAATCCTGAGGGGGAGGCCTATCCGCGTCAGTTGGATGGGGAAACACGTTCATTGATTGAGCGTCAGGAAACCGCAGCACTTTGCATTGCATAG
- a CDS encoding ABC transporter substrate-binding protein codes for MKKHLKQLAMVTAVASMAWGGAGAASAEEVLRFATWNSSENLGILQEISKRFEAANPGVKVQVESYGDGYDKKLIAAFGAGNPPDVMYMWNYPKYYSSLMPLDELMARDAEEMDLEDIPAGLINITRVEGKAYGIPAGFTTHVVYYNKDMFAAAGVAEPEAGWTWSDLRAKAAKFRDKASKTYGFAVEAKPDPYDYEQFFWSNGTRFIAEDGSTVDGYMNSPEAVEVLTMFADMAKNEEATVLGIGDNTSGSALFKGSKLAMFQSAMWSKGGIDKAGINYGVAMLPAFGDKPVHSSIGASAMSIAKATKNPELAWKFVKFFASPEAVKLRENDLPIRTSVAEEMELTSDPIFQPFFEMLALSDRESNAFLKHKNWGKIQTNLERAIEATMIEKGNAKKHLDSAVARSKRHLK; via the coding sequence ATGAAAAAGCATCTGAAACAACTGGCGATGGTGACTGCTGTTGCCTCGATGGCTTGGGGAGGAGCTGGTGCTGCATCTGCAGAAGAGGTGCTCCGGTTTGCAACGTGGAACAGCAGTGAGAACCTTGGCATTTTGCAGGAAATCTCCAAGCGCTTCGAAGCGGCAAACCCCGGTGTAAAAGTGCAGGTGGAATCCTATGGTGATGGCTATGACAAAAAGCTGATTGCTGCATTCGGTGCCGGAAACCCACCTGATGTCATGTACATGTGGAACTACCCCAAGTACTACTCGTCCCTGATGCCCCTCGATGAGTTGATGGCGCGCGATGCTGAGGAGATGGACCTTGAAGATATCCCGGCAGGCCTGATCAATATCACCCGTGTGGAAGGCAAGGCCTACGGCATTCCGGCAGGCTTCACCACTCATGTGGTCTACTACAACAAAGATATGTTTGCGGCAGCCGGTGTTGCTGAGCCGGAAGCAGGTTGGACTTGGTCGGATCTACGCGCAAAAGCCGCCAAGTTCCGCGATAAAGCCAGCAAAACCTACGGCTTTGCGGTGGAAGCCAAGCCGGATCCTTATGACTACGAGCAGTTTTTTTGGTCCAACGGCACACGGTTTATCGCCGAAGATGGAAGCACCGTTGACGGATATATGAACAGCCCTGAGGCTGTTGAAGTGCTGACCATGTTTGCAGATATGGCAAAGAATGAGGAAGCCACCGTTCTCGGTATTGGCGATAACACCTCCGGCTCTGCACTTTTCAAAGGCAGCAAACTGGCAATGTTTCAGAGCGCGATGTGGTCCAAAGGCGGCATTGATAAAGCAGGCATCAACTACGGCGTAGCAATGCTACCTGCATTCGGAGACAAACCCGTTCATTCGTCCATTGGTGCATCTGCCATGTCGATTGCAAAAGCAACTAAGAACCCGGAACTCGCTTGGAAGTTCGTGAAGTTCTTTGCCTCTCCAGAGGCCGTCAAACTGCGTGAGAACGATCTGCCGATCCGCACAAGTGTTGCTGAAGAGATGGAACTCACATCTGACCCAATTTTCCAGCCATTCTTCGAAATGCTGGCGCTGTCAGATCGCGAGTCCAACGCGTTCCTCAAGCATAAGAACTGGGGCAAAATCCAGACTAATCTTGAGCGTGCGATTGAAGCGACAATGATCGAAAAAGGCAACGCTAAGAAGCATTTGGATAGTGCGGTTGCACGTTCCAAGCGTCACCTGAAATAA
- a CDS encoding carbohydrate ABC transporter permease, whose amino-acid sequence MSTLVVQDEVAEERHRFIEKLTPYLFISPWILGFLFFTLGPLIFSFIMSFYDWPVVGERTFVGLQNYQVMLTEDPLFWDSLWITVKFGLFFVPFNVILGLLLAVLLNQKVIGTGFFRTIFYLPSVISGVALVTIWAWIYSHEYGILNFLLGLAGIEGPNWLGDPNWSLLAIVIASLWGLGGTMLILLTGLQSIPKELYEAAKISGVPAWARLVYITIPMLSPMLLFTVITSIISAFQQLTIALLLTGGGPLESTYFFAMYIYDNAFKYFEMGFAAANSWVMFLIILALSMMVLKSSSAWVYYEGEMKKTEANDD is encoded by the coding sequence ATGAGTACACTGGTCGTGCAGGATGAAGTTGCTGAGGAGCGGCATCGCTTCATCGAAAAGCTTACACCATATCTATTCATCTCTCCCTGGATCTTGGGTTTCCTGTTCTTCACCCTTGGGCCGCTCATCTTCTCATTCATCATGAGCTTTTATGACTGGCCCGTGGTGGGTGAGCGAACATTTGTTGGACTGCAAAACTACCAGGTCATGCTGACTGAAGATCCATTGTTCTGGGACAGTCTTTGGATCACGGTGAAGTTCGGCCTGTTCTTTGTGCCATTCAACGTGATCCTCGGCTTGCTCCTTGCCGTTTTGCTTAATCAGAAAGTTATCGGGACAGGCTTTTTCAGAACAATCTTCTATCTACCTTCAGTGATTTCCGGTGTCGCGCTCGTCACCATCTGGGCGTGGATCTACAGCCATGAGTACGGCATTTTGAACTTCCTGCTCGGCCTTGCAGGCATTGAGGGACCAAACTGGCTGGGCGATCCAAACTGGTCTTTGCTGGCAATCGTGATTGCTTCCCTCTGGGGGCTTGGCGGAACCATGCTCATATTGCTGACGGGCCTGCAATCCATCCCGAAAGAGCTCTATGAAGCTGCCAAGATTTCCGGCGTGCCTGCATGGGCAAGGCTGGTTTACATCACCATCCCCATGCTTTCACCCATGCTGCTCTTCACGGTGATCACGTCGATCATCTCAGCCTTCCAACAGCTGACAATCGCACTTCTGCTGACGGGCGGTGGCCCTCTGGAGAGCACCTACTTCTTCGCCATGTACATTTATGACAACGCATTCAAGTACTTCGAGATGGGATTTGCCGCTGCCAACTCCTGGGTCATGTTCCTGATCATCCTCGCTCTGTCCATGATGGTTCTGAAGTCATCTTCTGCATGGGTCTATTACGAAGGCGAGATGAAAAAGACGGAGGCCAATGATGACTAG
- a CDS encoding carbohydrate ABC transporter permease, with translation MTRALTYGALLFLSAMFIIPFYWTFITAVKNIGELYQFPPVFWPDEVMWENFATAWFKQPFDVYLKNSVIVVVLSTIGQLFSCSLVAFGFARFQFKGRDAIFVLLLSTMMIPWDVKMIPLYMEFNMLGWINTLKPLIVPAYFADAFFVFLLRQYIMTVPIEIDEAARMDGANSWQIYWRIHLPLMMPALVLVGTFHFMNAWNDYLGPLIYLNDQSKYTLTLGLSMFKGLHETDITSIAAITVVLCIPPLILFFFAQRYIMDGSIGSSVKG, from the coding sequence ATGACTAGAGCTCTCACATATGGCGCGCTGCTGTTCCTCTCAGCGATGTTCATTATCCCATTTTACTGGACCTTCATCACCGCAGTGAAAAACATCGGAGAACTCTACCAGTTCCCCCCTGTCTTCTGGCCCGATGAGGTTATGTGGGAGAACTTCGCCACCGCTTGGTTCAAACAACCTTTTGATGTTTATCTCAAAAACTCAGTGATCGTGGTGGTTCTCTCCACCATCGGACAGCTGTTTTCCTGCTCTCTGGTTGCATTCGGTTTCGCGCGTTTTCAGTTCAAAGGCCGCGATGCCATCTTCGTCCTGTTGCTCTCAACCATGATGATCCCATGGGATGTGAAAATGATCCCGCTCTACATGGAGTTCAATATGCTTGGCTGGATCAACACGCTCAAACCACTGATCGTGCCAGCTTACTTCGCGGATGCATTCTTCGTGTTCCTGCTGCGCCAGTACATCATGACTGTTCCCATCGAGATTGATGAAGCAGCGCGCATGGATGGCGCGAACTCCTGGCAGATCTACTGGCGTATCCACCTGCCATTGATGATGCCAGCGCTCGTGCTTGTTGGCACCTTCCATTTCATGAACGCATGGAACGACTATCTGGGGCCGCTGATCTATCTAAACGATCAGTCCAAATACACGCTGACGCTGGGCCTTTCCATGTTCAAGGGCCTGCATGAAACAGATATCACCTCAATTGCGGCTATTACGGTCGTCCTCTGCATTCCGCCGCTGATCCTGTTCTTCTTTGCACAGCGTTACATCATGGACGGCTCAATTGGCTCCTCGGTGAAAGGGTAA
- a CDS encoding amylo-alpha-1,6-glucosidase, which translates to MTLFDFTRVPFSRHQRFTTLSMVRGHGGEQQCYLRYVAGGDERPSHGRLCKLEFLSEDGSELTPRFSLSPHRLDVKLFASEQKRGDISFCIGNGEVLHVKGQGASVRFALEGSRYDYAFQHPGGEQCIVAAGENLRLTPFASKGNATVEGNWRRDHADNVALTFSGEQFEGGIILHRRLCPNAAKTSFEDVQAASQQAFAEWHGKQHQNEAEKLATYLLWANTVPAEGALTHPATYMSKNHMINIWSWDNAFSAIGLAGIDPELAFSQFAAIYEWQDESGLLPDFVHDAGASFAFTKPPVHGWAISHILETYRGSFTPEQLVYLREKMERQLSYWLTHTRASPQELPSYFHGNDSGWDNASFFDHGGPVIGPDLPTFLCLTAKCIAQLYRKADAPEIASKFDQISMDLRDLMIKQLWNGRTFEFRKSTQPELPLPDTSLAQFMPLLLGSDLPREIAEKLLERFNSLGFLTEWGPATEHPQSTYYEADGYWRGPIWAPTTLLIFDGLCQQGEIRLAHELAKRFMRTCEASGMAENFDALTGDGLRDKAFAWTSAVYLRFQDVLSKAQLTPA; encoded by the coding sequence ATGACGCTATTTGACTTTACCCGAGTACCCTTCTCTCGCCACCAACGCTTCACAACGCTCTCCATGGTACGTGGGCACGGTGGTGAGCAACAATGCTACCTGCGCTACGTGGCAGGCGGAGATGAGCGACCGAGCCACGGTCGCTTGTGCAAGCTGGAGTTCTTAAGCGAGGATGGTTCAGAACTGACACCTCGGTTCTCTCTATCTCCACACAGGCTGGATGTTAAACTGTTCGCTAGTGAGCAGAAAAGAGGAGACATCAGCTTCTGCATCGGGAATGGAGAAGTGCTCCACGTAAAAGGGCAGGGAGCCTCAGTCCGCTTTGCTCTTGAAGGCTCCCGGTACGACTACGCTTTCCAACACCCAGGTGGCGAGCAATGCATTGTGGCTGCGGGAGAAAACCTACGCCTGACACCGTTCGCCTCAAAGGGCAACGCCACCGTTGAAGGCAACTGGCGGCGTGACCACGCAGACAACGTTGCCTTGACCTTCTCAGGAGAACAGTTTGAAGGCGGTATAATCCTTCACCGTCGCCTTTGCCCGAATGCCGCGAAAACCTCATTTGAGGATGTTCAGGCGGCATCTCAGCAAGCCTTCGCCGAGTGGCATGGAAAGCAACACCAGAACGAAGCGGAGAAGTTAGCCACGTACCTTCTATGGGCAAACACAGTCCCGGCGGAGGGTGCCCTGACACATCCAGCTACGTACATGTCTAAGAACCACATGATCAACATCTGGAGCTGGGACAACGCCTTTTCTGCAATTGGTCTTGCTGGCATTGATCCTGAGTTGGCGTTCAGTCAGTTTGCAGCCATTTATGAGTGGCAAGACGAGAGCGGTTTGCTGCCAGACTTTGTGCACGATGCCGGTGCCTCGTTCGCATTTACAAAACCACCCGTCCACGGCTGGGCCATCTCCCACATACTTGAAACATATCGAGGTAGTTTCACACCTGAGCAACTCGTCTATCTGCGAGAGAAAATGGAACGTCAGCTCAGTTACTGGCTCACGCACACACGCGCAAGCCCGCAAGAGCTTCCAAGCTACTTTCACGGCAATGACAGCGGCTGGGACAATGCCAGCTTCTTCGATCACGGTGGCCCTGTGATCGGGCCGGACTTACCCACATTCCTGTGCCTAACTGCAAAGTGTATCGCGCAGCTCTACAGAAAGGCCGATGCGCCAGAGATTGCCAGCAAATTTGATCAGATAAGCATGGACCTCAGGGATTTGATGATCAAGCAGCTCTGGAATGGTCGGACTTTTGAGTTCCGCAAATCAACGCAACCAGAATTGCCCCTTCCGGATACCAGCCTTGCCCAGTTTATGCCGCTGTTGCTTGGCAGTGATCTGCCAAGAGAGATTGCGGAGAAACTGCTCGAAAGGTTCAATTCTCTAGGCTTCCTCACAGAATGGGGACCTGCTACTGAACACCCTCAGAGCACTTACTATGAAGCAGACGGGTATTGGCGTGGCCCCATATGGGCGCCAACCACACTGCTGATCTTTGATGGTTTATGTCAGCAAGGTGAGATCCGACTAGCGCATGAACTGGCAAAGCGGTTTATGAGAACTTGTGAGGCTTCAGGAATGGCAGAAAACTTTGATGCCTTGACTGGAGACGGTCTACGCGACAAAGCATTCGCTTGGACATCCGCTGTCTATCTTCGTTTTCAGGATGTGCTGTCAAAGGCACAACTGACCCCAGCTTGA
- a CDS encoding substrate-binding domain-containing protein, whose amino-acid sequence MAQRPTIKTIAKETGLSTATVSKALNASPQVRPRTRDKVLQAAKELGYELNISGVQLRTGKTYQIAMVTVIASPDDDEWAGVGYTQLISGISRAIAHTPYRVVQYQVASFDESFEVIKRIVQNKKADGIIISGTRINDPRISFMQEQEFPFVTYGTSDASAPHAYVDTDNRRIVTICVDRLLSKGHRRIAMINAREELNYTQNRVEAYTASLSRAGLSFDPSLIAYGRLTPAFGREQLFEMSMFEEPPTAYICANEATAMGVLSGFQVRGMEHGRDAVVIATDDLNVSQYFSPPITTCYLPISKPSETLGQFMLDLIGGEDPINLQKLFVPDLIERGADTCNLEKQQAQS is encoded by the coding sequence ATGGCGCAAAGACCAACGATCAAAACAATTGCGAAGGAAACAGGGCTCTCAACGGCCACTGTTTCAAAAGCGCTTAATGCTTCCCCTCAGGTGCGCCCGCGCACCCGTGACAAAGTTCTGCAGGCTGCAAAAGAGCTGGGTTATGAGCTGAATATAAGCGGTGTTCAACTGCGCACTGGCAAAACCTATCAGATCGCCATGGTGACGGTCATTGCATCACCCGATGATGATGAATGGGCTGGGGTGGGATACACGCAATTGATCAGCGGTATCTCCCGAGCTATCGCTCATACGCCCTATCGTGTAGTGCAGTATCAGGTGGCCAGTTTTGATGAGAGCTTCGAAGTCATAAAGCGTATCGTTCAAAACAAAAAAGCCGATGGCATTATCATCTCCGGAACACGGATAAATGATCCCCGCATTAGCTTCATGCAGGAGCAGGAGTTCCCGTTTGTCACGTATGGTACTAGCGATGCCAGCGCACCTCATGCCTATGTGGATACGGACAACCGCCGCATCGTCACGATCTGCGTGGATCGCCTGCTCTCCAAAGGCCATCGCCGGATTGCAATGATCAACGCCAGAGAAGAGTTGAACTACACGCAAAACCGGGTGGAAGCTTACACGGCATCCTTGTCTCGTGCAGGACTGAGTTTCGATCCATCTCTGATCGCTTATGGACGCCTGACGCCAGCGTTTGGCCGTGAGCAACTCTTTGAAATGTCTATGTTTGAAGAGCCTCCAACCGCTTACATTTGCGCCAATGAAGCGACGGCGATGGGCGTTCTTTCTGGGTTTCAGGTGCGTGGTATGGAACATGGCCGCGATGCGGTCGTGATTGCAACAGACGACCTGAACGTGTCGCAGTATTTCTCACCGCCAATTACAACTTGTTATCTCCCGATATCGAAGCCAAGCGAAACGCTGGGCCAGTTCATGCTGGACTTAATTGGCGGTGAGGATCCTATAAATCTCCAGAAGCTGTTTGTGCCTGACTTGATTGAGCGTGGCGCTGACACGTGCAATCTCGAGAAGCAGCAGGCACAAAGTTAG
- a CDS encoding HesA/MoeB/ThiF family protein: MTRYDRQMILPEVGVEGQDRLRASHVLVVGAGGLGCPVLQYLAGAGVGIITIVDPDVVEESNLHRQPLYSLANVGESKAYAAAARLHGYNPEVELRALNIALEPGNATELVAQAYIVVDAADTFAASYTLSDECTLQGKPLISASALGTAGYLGGFCGGVPSLRAVFPEPPSNAANCSSAGVLGPAVGSIGAMQAQMVLAVLLGFSPSPMGRLITIDLKSFGFGGFSFLNAKEPEWHAPFISTADLSSEDRVIELRDCMEAPKPVYARAQRVSPEELTNCNFDGSQRIVLCCRTGLRAWRGAQVLSERGFKNIALIADSRS; encoded by the coding sequence ATGACCCGCTATGATCGTCAGATGATTTTACCGGAAGTCGGTGTAGAAGGTCAGGACCGGCTACGCGCTTCGCATGTGCTGGTGGTTGGAGCTGGAGGGTTGGGGTGCCCGGTTCTGCAGTATCTTGCTGGTGCCGGGGTTGGCATCATCACGATTGTTGATCCTGACGTGGTTGAGGAGAGCAATCTGCATCGCCAACCGCTTTATTCTCTTGCCAATGTCGGTGAGAGCAAAGCGTATGCGGCAGCGGCACGTTTGCATGGTTACAATCCAGAGGTAGAGCTGCGCGCACTCAATATTGCTTTGGAGCCGGGAAACGCCACTGAGTTGGTTGCTCAGGCGTATATCGTTGTTGATGCTGCTGATACCTTTGCAGCATCCTACACACTCTCTGACGAATGTACCTTGCAAGGCAAACCGCTCATCTCGGCATCAGCATTGGGGACCGCTGGTTACCTTGGCGGATTTTGTGGTGGTGTGCCTTCCCTCAGGGCGGTCTTTCCTGAGCCACCTTCCAATGCTGCGAACTGCTCGAGTGCGGGTGTTCTTGGGCCAGCCGTTGGAAGCATTGGTGCCATGCAGGCGCAGATGGTTTTAGCTGTGTTGCTGGGCTTCTCGCCGAGCCCAATGGGCCGCCTCATTACGATCGATCTTAAGAGCTTTGGGTTCGGTGGCTTCTCTTTTCTCAATGCTAAAGAGCCAGAGTGGCATGCACCGTTTATCTCAACAGCAGACCTAAGCTCTGAGGATCGGGTGATTGAGTTGAGAGACTGCATGGAAGCACCCAAGCCTGTTTATGCGCGTGCCCAGCGAGTTTCTCCTGAAGAGCTCACCAACTGCAACTTCGACGGCTCCCAGCGCATCGTGCTGTGCTGCCGGACTGGTTTGCGAGCATGGCGAGGGGCTCAAGTGCTTTCAGAGCGAGGATTTAAGAACATCGCTCTGATTGCTGATAGCAGGAGCTAA
- a CDS encoding thiamine phosphate synthase encodes MERFYLITGDVDWIEKLAPHGVKLVQLRIKDLPEAEVRRQVIKARDLCKTHGTQLIINDYWELALELGCDFVHLGQEDMDTADFAALRKAGIRFGLSTHDEAELDRALSHNPEYVALGPVYPTKLKKMKWAPQGLDRVRRWKQMVGETPLVTIGGLTPERLAGVFEAGADSAAVVTDILQAPDPVSRTQEWVEACRL; translated from the coding sequence ATGGAACGATTTTACCTGATTACCGGGGATGTGGACTGGATTGAGAAACTGGCGCCTCATGGTGTGAAGCTTGTGCAACTGAGGATCAAAGATCTACCTGAAGCGGAGGTACGTCGGCAAGTCATCAAAGCCCGAGATTTGTGTAAGACCCATGGTACCCAGTTGATCATTAATGATTACTGGGAGTTGGCATTGGAACTGGGCTGTGACTTTGTTCACCTCGGTCAAGAAGACATGGATACCGCAGATTTTGCCGCTCTTCGAAAAGCTGGCATTCGCTTTGGCCTTTCCACCCATGATGAAGCAGAACTTGATCGAGCCCTCTCTCATAATCCTGAGTATGTGGCACTGGGGCCAGTCTATCCAACCAAGCTGAAGAAGATGAAATGGGCACCTCAGGGGCTGGATCGCGTCCGTCGTTGGAAGCAAATGGTTGGAGAAACGCCTCTTGTGACCATTGGGGGTCTGACACCGGAGCGGCTTGCTGGCGTGTTCGAAGCTGGGGCAGATAGTGCCGCTGTGGTGACTGATATCCTGCAAGCCCCAGATCCGGTTTCCAGAACACAGGAATGGGTGGAGGCCTGCAGGCTATGA